A single genomic interval of Helianthus annuus cultivar XRQ/B chromosome 6, HanXRQr2.0-SUNRISE, whole genome shotgun sequence harbors:
- the LOC110878900 gene encoding protein GAMETE EXPRESSED 1-like → MVLRYGNDIERQSWIITIARLIFVVLASCQLLYAIYTYRDYQTLNHEMPQSLIEKVNGMQGKKQFLCEDDDDSDVDWSSWVDKDISDNELEDLDYRMPLEQLDKASITPRAYNLRNRLSR, encoded by the exons ATGGTGCTTCGATATGGAAATGATATTGAACGACAATCGTGGATTATAACCATTGCTCGGTTAATATTTGTGGTTCTCGCGTCATGTCAACTTTTGTACGCCATTTATACATACAG AGACTATCAGACATTGAACCATGAAATGCCACAATCACTTATTGAGAAGGTTAATGGAATGCAAGGAAAGAAACAATTTTtatgtgaagatgatgatgatagtgATGTTGACTGGTCTTCATGGGTTGACAAAGATATATCTGATAATGAATTGGAAGATCTTGACTACCGTATGCCCCTGGAGCAACTCGACAAGGCTTCAATCACCCCTAGAGCGTACAATCTCCGTAACCGACTTAGTCGATAG